The Jiangella alba genome includes the window TCCGCGACGACGCCTGGCCGCGGGTGCTGGAATGGCTGGCCGCCGACGACGCCGCCCGTTCCGCCGTCGTGTCGCCGGTGCGGCTGACGCTGTACGACGGCGCGCAGCGGGAGGCGCCGTCGTACAGCGCGTGGTGGTTGCGGCGGCACGCCCGCATCGGCGGCCGGCCGCTGGGCGGCCTCGCGGTGCCCGGCGCCGACGCCGTGGTGCGGGCGCTGCTGCCGGTGGCCGACGTGCCGGTGGACGACGTGTTCGCGGCCGCCGTCGGGCTGGCGCGCTCGCCCGCCGACCTCGACCCCGGCGCCGTCCTCGACCGGCTGGCCGAGGACGACCTCGAGCTGCCGGCGGCGACGCTGGCGCGGGTGTACGCGGCGCTGGTGGCGCACGACCCGGCCGGCGTGGAGCCGCCGGACCGGGTCCGCGTCCCCGACGGCGTCGGCACCCGCGTCGTTCCCGCCGCCTCGGTCGTCGTCGGCGACGGCCCGCACTGGCTGCAGCTCGGCCTGCCCGGCCTGCTGCCCGGACCGGCCGCCCTGGCCGATCTCCTCGACGTCGACCTCGCCGCCGAGGCGCACCCCGCGCCGGTCAGCGGCGGCGGCCGCCGTCAGCCGGTCCCGGACGTCGCCCGCGCCGTACTGGGCGACGCGCCGTCGGACTACGTGGAGCACGACGACCTGCGGGTCGGCGACACCTCCGTCGACTGGTGGCCACTCGGCGCCGACGTCCACGCCGCGACGCTCGACGGCCTGGCCCGCGGGCTGGCCTGGACGACCGGGCAGTGGGGGAAGCGGTGGGTGCTGGCGGAGGTGTTGGCGGATCCGGGTGCGCTGCCTGGCTTGCTGGCAGACGACGCGTTCTCCTGAGCCGGGCCCGCGGGGTTCGGGGGGACGCCGTCTCCGCCCGCCTCGCTCGTTCCTCGCTCGGACGCCCGCAGCCCACCCCTGACGGCGTCCCCCCGAACCCCGCTCAGGTGGTGCCGCGGCTCGCCCGGGTGCCCGAGTCCGCCGTCTCCTGGGGGTGGCTGGTCAGAAGCGGCGGCCGCCGCCGGAACGCCGGGACGAGCGCCGGCTCGAGCCGCCGCCGAAGCTGCGTCGCCGGCTGCGTCCGCCGGACCCGCCACCCCAGCCGCCCGAACCGCCGGAGCCGTCGCCGGACGAGCTCATGGCGCTGCTGGCGGCCTTGCCCAGCGACCGGCCATAGCTCGCCAGGCGGGCACGGGGCCGCCGCGACTCCCAGCGGCTGCGCAGCCGGCTGCGCGCCACCGAGTGGTCGTTGTGCGGGAAGCGCCAGGTGCCGGCGGTGCCGTTCCAGTAGCCCTCGATGTAGGCGACGAGGTCTTCGCCGCCCTCCCAGTAGCTGCCGCGCCCCGCTTGCCGGGTCTGCGGCGCCTCGCCGGCGTCGAACCGGACGGTGCACTGGTCGCAGAGCGGCACGTCGCGGCTGACGCCGTGCTCGGGGGTCCACTGCCGCTCCTGCGTGCTGGGGCCGTGCCGCGGGTCGAAGAAGCACGGCGGCGTCGGTTCCGGCACCGGCCGGCCCTGCTGCAGCGCCGTGAGGCAGGCGATGCGGTAGCGCGCGCCGCCCAGCAACGACGTCACCGCCTGGACGTCGTCGTCGGTGGCGGCCTGGTCGAGCCGGTGCCGGGCCTTCTCGACGGTGTCGAGGATCTCCTTCGTCAGCTTCGCCTGCTCGATGTCGGACGTCGTCGGCAGGTCGGACACGCGGTCGGACAGCTCGATGACCTCTTCGGTCAGCAGCGGCCGGACGACGTCGAGGTGGCGCTGCTCCTCGGCCTGGCGGCGGCGCCGCGCGCTGAGCGTCGTGCCGCCCCACCAGACGCCGGCGATGCCGGCCGCGCCGCCCGCCCACGGCGCGACGTCGACGTAGAACGGGTGGTCGACGTCGGAGGCGCGGTCGATGAAGCGGTCGATCATGGGGCCGTAGTCGGGGGCGCAGCACTCGACCGCCTGGTCGATGGCGTCCTCGACGTAGTACGTCGGGCCCTCCTCGCTGTGCTGCACACCCCAGAGGCCGCGGCCGTCGTAGGAGCTGTCGGCCACCGACATGACGAGGTAGACGCCGTCGACGCCGACGCGGTCGTACAGCTGCGACGCCAGCTCCTCACCCTCGTAGAGCAGCTCGCGGCCCACCAGACGGTCCTGGCCCTCGGGGTCGAGCCGCCACGCCGGGACGACGGCGATGCGCATGCCGGTGGGGGCCGACGCGGCCGCCTCGTCGAGGTCGGCCGCTTCGGCCGAGCCCAGGGCGCCGGCGGCGTCGGGGTCGACCCACACGCCCGGCTCGGCCAGCTCGACGGCGACCTCGTCGAGGTAGCGGTCGACGTCGTCCTCGTCGGCCGCCGCGGGCAGCGTCGCCGCCCACAGGCCGGCGGCGGTCAGCGCGAGCGCGGCCGTGCCACGCAGGACGGGCCTCATCGGGCGGTCCCGGCCAGGCGGTCGCGGCAGCCGGCACAGACCGGAACCTCGCGCGAACGGCCGCCGGGCGGGACGTACATCCAGTCGGTCACCGACACTCCATGGCGCTGGTCGAAGAAGCAGTCGGCCCGTCGTGCGGGCAGCGGACGGCCGGCCAGCCGCGCCTGCGCGCACGCCAGGCGCCACCGACCGTACTCGACCGTCGCCCGGACGGCGCGCAGCACGTGGTCGTCAGGCGCGCCGTCGACGGCGGAGCCGGCCGCGGCGTAGGCGTCCATGGCGGCCTGCACGTCGGCGGCGACGGCGGGGTCGGCGACGTGGGTGTCGGCGGCGTCGAGCTCTTCGCCGAATCGGGTGACGTCCTCGCGGGCCAGCTCCTGCCGGTCGTCGAGGGAGTCGGCCTCGTCGTCGAGCACGTCGAAGGACGGCCGGTAGAGCGCCGGGCCCTCGGTGTCGCCGCCGGCGCGGCGGCGGTGCCACCAGAACGCCGCACCGGCCGCGGCTGCCAGCACGACCAGCGCGATGACCAGCGGCAGCACCCAGCCGGCGCCGCCGGAGTCTTCGGGCGCGCCGGACACCCCCAGCTCCGTCAGCGCGTCGTCGAGGATCGCGACCTGCTGCGACCGGGTGTGCCGCCCGATCGCGGTCTCGACCGCCTCACGCACCGGCGCGTCGACCGAGATGGCGGCGCCGTATGTGCCCGCCCCGCCGAACACCACGAGGTAGATGCCGTCGGGCCCGCCCGCCGCGTCGACGGCGTCGATGAACGCCGCGGCCCGCGCATCGTCGTCGTCGCCGGGCTGGTCGGAGAGCGCCGTGGCCGGGAGGACGGCGATATACACGGCCGGCGAGCGGCCGTCGACGCGGTCGGCCAGCCGCTCGGCCTCGGCCTCCGGCACGATGCCCGACTGCGTCTCGTCGACGTACACGGGTGCGGACGCCCACGCCAGCGCCACCTCTCCCGGGACGTCGCTGGGCGCCGGCTCCTCGGCCCGCGGCGCCATCCCAGCAAGCGTCGTCGCTGTATCGGCCGCGGCGCTAGCGGCCGCTGACCGGCCGGGCGGACCGAACGCCGTGAGCCCGCTGCTCCTCCCGGGGTCCGCGGCCGCTGACCGGCCGAGCGTCGCCGGCACACCGGCGGCAGGGCCGACGGTTGCCGCCGGGCCGGGCACCGTGGTCCGGGCCGCATCGGCTCGGGTCACCGTCGCCGGCGCCTCCGCGGCATCGGCCGTGGCGCCGGCGGCCGCCGCCGGGCCGAGCGCCGTCGCGGCGACCAGCAGCAGTGCGGCCGCCGGGTGAGTCAGCCGCATGCGTTGCTCCTCGCCGGATCGGGGTGGGTCAGCGCCCCCGATCCTCACATGCCGCGATGAACTCCAGCGCACGGCCGTGCATGAGGCCGGCCGCCTCGGCGTCGAACTCGCCGGTCAGCGACGGATCGGCGAACAGGTGCGCCGCCACCCCCGGGTAGCCGAAGTAGTGGTACTCGGCGCCGGACGCGGCGGCGGTCTCGGCGAACTCACGGTTGGCGTCGTCTTCGCGGAACGGGTCGAGCTCGGCCTCGTGCACCTGGACCGGAACGGCGGACGGCCACAGCTCGGCGCCGACCACCCGGACCGGCACCGAACCGTGGAACGCCAGCGCGCCGCGCGCCCCCGGCCGCGACGTGACCAGGTGCACCACGGAGATGACGCCGTTGGAATAGCCCGCGTAGACGACGTCGGGCCTGACGCCGTCGACCGCCGCGTCGGTGCGTCGCAGCAGCTCGTCCTGCCCGCCGCACTTCTCCAGGAACTCGAACGCCTCGTCGTAGCCGTCGAAGACCGCGCCGCCGTAGAGGTCGGGCACATGGACGACGTGACCGGCCGCGCGCCACTGCTCGGCGGTCTGCAGCACCCCGGGCCGGAGCCCGAGGACGGAGTGGAACAGCACGATCTCGGTCATGTCTTCGGTTCTACCGGACGGCACCGACAATGTCGGCCGGATCCCAGGTCAGCTCACGCCGAGCAGGTCCTCGATCGGCGTGATCGCGAAATAGACCACGAACAGCGCCGCGATGATCCACAGCAGCGGGTGCAGCTCGCGCACCTTGCCCTTGGCCAGCTTGATGATGACGTACGACAGGAACCCGGCGCCGATGCCGGTGCTGATCGAGTACGTGAACGGCATCAGCGCCAGCGTCAGGAACGCCGGGATCGCGATCTCGAGGTCGTCCCAGGCGATCTCGCGGACCTGGCCCATCATCAGGAACCCGACGAGCACCAGCGCCGGCGCGGCGGCCTCGTTCGGCACCATCGCCACGACCGGCGCCAGGAACGTCGCGAGCAGGAAACAGATGCCCGTCACGACGCTGGCCAGGCCGGTGCGGGCTCCTTCGCCGACGCCCGACGCGGACTCGATGTAGGACGTGTTGCTCGACACCGACGCGGCACCGCCGGCCGCCGCGGCCACGGAGTCGACCAGCAGGATCTGCGTCGTCTTCGGCGGGTTGCCGTCCTCGTCCAGCAGCCGGCCCTCGGCGCCGACCGCGACCATCGTCCCCATCGTGTCGAAGAAGTCGGCCAGCATCAGCGTGAACACGAACAGCAGCACGCTCACGACGCCGACGGACTCCCACGAGCCGAGCAGGCTGAAGTTCCCCAGCAGCGAGAAGTCGGGGAGGTCGACGATCTGGTCGGGCCACTGTGGCGCGTTGAGGTTCCAGCCGCCGGGGTTCTCGGCGGACGTGCCGAGGTCGGCGATGCTCTCGACGACGACCGCCAGCACCGTCGTGCCGATGATCGTCCACAGGATCGCGCCGCGCAGCTTCAGCGAGTAGAGCACGATCACGGCGATCAGCCCGGCGCAGAACACCGCCACCGGCCACGTCGTCAGCGAACCGCCCTCGCCCATGCCGATCGGCGGCGACGGGTTGCCCGTCGACTGGACGAACCCGGCGTTCACGAAGCCGACCAGCGCGATGAACAGGCCGATGCCGACGCTGATCGCGGTCTTCAGCTGCCGCGGGACGGCGCTGAACACGGCCTGCCGGAACCCCGTCAGCACGAGGACCAGGATCACCAGGCCCTCCATCACCACCAGGCCCATGGCGTCGGCCCACGTCATCTGCGACGCCAGCCCGAACGCGACGAACGCGTTCAGGCCGAGGCCCGCGGCCAGCGCCAGCGGGAAGTTCGCGACCACGCCCATGGCGATCGTCAGTACGCCGGCCACCAGCGCCGTCGTCGCCGCGACGGCCGCGAGGTCGGGCGCGTCGCCGCCGCCGAGGAAGGTGCCGTCGACGTCGGCGACGGTGCCGATGATCAGCGGATTCAGCACGATGATGTAGGCCATCGTGAAGAACGTGACTACGCCGCCGCGGACCTCGCGGCCGATCGTCGATCCACGCTCCGCGATCTTGAAATAGCGGTGCAACGCAGTGGGCTCGCTCGTCGTCTCGGTGTCGCTCACGGGCGTGAGGATGCCAGAAGATCGTTGCGGGACGAATACGGCGGGCTGTGGATCGGCTCGCCGCGACGGATGCGGCCGGGCTAGCCTGGGACATATGGCGAAGCGTCGGCGGCGGTCCCCGGGGGAGCCCGAGCCCGAGGTCGAGGCGGCCGAGACCGATGAGGTTCAGCCGCTCGACCTCGACGGCGTCCGCACGGTCGCGGTCGTCACCGTCCTCTGGGCGGTCGCGTTCGTCCTGCTCGCGCTGCGCATGGACACCCTCCAGGACGAGGGCCGCGGCTGGTGGGTCTGGACCTGCCTCGCCGGCGTGGGGCTCGGGCTGCTGGGCCTCGAGTACACCCGCAAGCGGCGCGACGCGCTCGAGTTCGAGCGTGAGGAGGCGGCGGCCGAGGCCGCCGGTATCGCCGCTGACGACGACGGTGCCGCCGGCGGCGAGGTGCTGACGCGCGGCGAGGTCATCGCCCGCGACGGCGACGACGCCCGGGCCGCTGACCCGCGGTCTGCTGACCCGCGGCCTGCTGACCTGCGGGCCGCTGACGTGCCGACGGCCGGTGGGCCGTTCGCGGGCCGGCCGCAGAGCGCGCCCGACTCCGTCACTCGGCCCATCGACACCGGCGGCAACCTTCCGCCGGTCCGTCCCGACACCACTCGTGCCGACGCCACCCGCGTCGACATGCCGTCCACCCGGCCCGGCGCCCATCCCGATCCGCGCGGCGGACGTCAGGACACCACCGCCCACGGCCGGCCGGGCACCGCTGAGCGTCCGCCCTTCGCGGCGACGGGGGAGCGGCCGGCTCCGGGGCAGCGGTCCGGCCCGGGCACCGGCGAGCACCCTGTCACGCCGACCGGGCAGCGGCCGGTGCCGGGCACCGAGCGCCCCGGTGCGCCGACCGTCCAGCGGCCGGCTCCGGGGACCGCCGAGCGTTCCTTCGCGGCGACGGGAGAGCGCCCGGCTCCGGGCCAGCGGTCCGGCCCGGGCACCGGCGAGCACCCCGTCACGTCCACGGGCCAGCGGCCGGTACCGGGCACCGAGCGCTCCGGCGCGCCCACGGGCCAGCGTCCGGCTCCGGGCACCGGCGAGCACCCCGTCACGTCCACGGGCCAGCGCCCGGTACCGGGCACCGAGCGCTCCGGCGCGCCCACGGGCCAGCGTCCGGCTCCGGGCACCGGCGAGCAGCCGCTCCCGCCGACGGGCCAGCGGCCGGCTCCTGCGCAACGCCCGTCGACCCCGCAGCGCCCGGCCGCGCCCCAGCGACCCGCCGCCGCGTCGCAGCCCGGCCCGGCGACCGGTGAGCTCCCGGCGACCGGTGAGCGCCCGGTGGCGCCGTCCCGGCCCACGACCGGTGAGCACCCCACGACCGGCGACCGTCCGGTGCCGCCGCCGGCTCGCCCGGCCACGCCGCCACGGCCGAGCGCCACCGAGAGCCCGTCCGATCGCCGTCCGGCCCCGCCGCCTCGCCGCACGTCGGCGTCCGAGCTGTTCGGCGACGCGCCGACGCGCCCGGCGCCGTCCCCGCTGGACGACGACGAGCCGCTGCTCGACACCATGTTCGGCGGCCGCAGCGCCGTCGCCGACGAGCCGGCCGCCGAGGCCGCCGACACCGACGACACCGAGGGCGGCAGCCGTTACCGCGGCCGCCGCGCCCGCCGCTCCGACTCCGCCTGACGCGCCGGGGTCACCCGCCGGCCCGTCGGCGCCCGCCGTCGCGCGTCGACGCGCGACGACGCGCGACGACGCGCCGGCATCACCGGCGCCGGCACCCCGCCGAAGCCATCCACCCGACGCCCCTCGACGGCACCGTCAGCCGGCCCTCAGCCGCGCCTCGCCGACCCCGGCGCACGCCGAACCGGCCGGAACCGGGACCAACTACGCCAGCACCAAACCGCAAGAACACGACTGGCCTTTAGCAAAGGTAATGAGTTAGACTAAGCAAAGTGCCAGCCGCGAAGATCTCCCAGAACACCGCGCCCCAGAGCCAGCCGGCGCGCTCGGGCCCGGCGCAGCCGCGTACCCAGGCGGGCCTGGCCAGCTCCCTCCGCATCGCCGTCGGACGGCTGAACCGCCGCATCCGCAACCAGCGCGAGGACGACGCCCTGACGCTGAACCAGCTGTCCGCGCTGGGCATCCTGGAGCGCAAGGGGCCGCTGCCGGTCGGCGAGCTGGCCGCGTGCGAGCGCATCCGCCCGCCGTCCATGACGCGCATCGTGTCCGGCCTCGAGGAGCTCGGCCTCGCCGTCCGCGAGCCCGACCTCGACGACCGCCGCGTCATCAACGTCCGCATCACCGAGGCCGGCAAGGCGCGTACCGCCGCCGACCGCAAGCGCCGCGACGCCTGGCTGACGCACAAGCTGCGTGATCTCTCGCCGGACGAGCGCGAGCGGCTGCGTGCGGCGCTGCCGGTGCTCGAGAAGCTGGCCGGCCTGTGAGTCCTACCTTCCATTCCCTCCGGCACCGCAATTACCGGCTGTACTGGTCGGGGATGTTCCTGTCCAACGTCGGCACCTGGATGCAGCGCATCGCGCAGGACTGGCTGGTGCTGGTCGTGCTCGGCGGCGGCGCACAGGCGGTCGGCATCACGACGGGCCTGCAGTTCCTGCCGTTCCTGCTGGTGGCGCCGTTCGGCGGGCTGCTCGCCGACCGGTTCGACAAGCGCCGCCTGCTCATGCTCACGAACTCCTTCCTGGGTGTGGTCGGGCTGACGCTCGGCGTGCTGACGCTCACCGGGGTGGCGCAGATCTGGCACGTCTACGTGCTCGCGTTCCTGCTCGGCGTCGGCACGGCGCTGGACAACCCGTCCCGTCAGGCGTTCGTGTCCGAGCTGGTCGGCCGCGACGACCTCACCAACGCGGTCGCGCTGAACAGCGCGTCGTTCAACGCGGCGCGGCTGATCGGCCCGGGCATCGCCGGCATCCTCATCGGCCTCATCGGCACCGGCTGGGTGTTCGTGCTGAACGGCGCGTCGTTCATCTCGCCGATCCTGGCGCTGGCGCTGCTGCGTGGCACCGGCGGGCGGCCGAAGCGCGACCCCGAGCGGGCGGGCACGCTGTCGCAGCTGCGCGAGGGCGTGTCGTACCTGGGGTCGCGACCGGACCTGCTGATGGTCGTCGCGATCATGTTCGGCCTCGGCACCTTCGGCATGAACTTCCAGATGACCATGGCGCTGATGGCCACCGACGTCTACGGCAAGGGCCCCAGCGAGTACGGCCTGCTGGGCTCGATCATGGCCATCGGCACGCTGTCCGGCGCGCTGGTCGCGGCGCGGCGCAAGGTGCCGCGACGACGGCTGATCGTCGGCGGCGCCGTGGTGTTCGGCGTGCTCGAGGTGGCGGCCGGGCTGATGCCGACCTACGCGCTGTTCGCGATCTCGCTGATCCCGCTCGGCATCATCGCGATGACGGTCATGACGGCGGCCAACGCGTACGTGCAGACGACGGTGCCGCAGTACGTCCGCGGCCGCGTCATGTCGCTCTACATGATGATCTTCATGGGCGGCACGCCGTTCGGCGCCCCGGTCATCGGCTTCGTCGCCGACGCGTTCGGCGCGCGCTGGTCGCTGCTCGGCGGCGGCATCCTGACGGCGGCGTTCGCCGTCGCCGCGCTGGTCGTGCTGGCTCCGCGCAGTGGCGTGGTGGTGCGCACGCGGCTGCGGCCGCGGCCCGGGCTGGTCGTCGTCACCACCGCGCCGGCGACGGCGCCCAGCCTGGCGCCCGCCGACGAGCCGGCCCCGGTGCGGGTGGCCTGACGCTCACATCCGCTCGGGCGCCGCGATGCCCAGCAGCGCCAGGCCCTCGCGCAACGTCGCCTTGGTCAGGCGGCACAGCGCGAGCCTGTTTCCGCGCCGGGGCTCCGGCGCCGTCAGCACCGGGCAGGCCTCGTAGAAGTCGGTGAACGCTCGCGCGGTGTCGTAGAGGTACGTGCACAGCCGGTGCGGCTCCAGCGTCGCGGCGACGTCGGCGAGCGTGTCGCCGAACGCGTCGAGCGCCAGGGCGAGCGCCCGCTCGGCCGGGTGCAGGTCTGCCGCCGGGTCGACGACGGGGCCGGGCTCGCCCTCGGCGCGGCGCAGGATCGCGGCGATGCGTGCGTGGGCGTACTGCAGGTAGCCGCCGGTGTTGCCGGTGAACGAGACCATGCGGCCGACGTCGAAGGTGTAGTCCTTGGTGCGTGACGTCGACAGCTCGGCGTACTTGACCGCGCCGATGCCGGTCAGCTCGGCGACGTGGTCGGCCGCGGCGGCGTCGAGCGACGGGTTCTTCGCGGCGACGACGGCCCGGGCGCGCTCGACGGCGGCGTCGAGCAGGCTGCCGAGCGTGACGGTGTCGCCGGCCCGGGTCCGGAACGGGCGCCCGTCCGGGCCCAGCACCGTGCCGAACGAGACGTGCGCGACCTCGACGTCGCCGGGCAGCCAACCGGCCCGCGTGGCGGCCTCGACGACCAGCCGGAAGTGCAGCGCCTGCCGTGCGTCGACGACGTAGAGGATGCGACCGGCGCGCAGCTCGGCGACCCGGTACCGCAGCGTCGCGAGGTCGGTGGTGTCGTAGCCGTAGCCGCCGTCGCGCTTGCGCAGGATCAGCGGCACCGGCGCGCCGTCCGGCCCGGTCTCCGTCGCGGACAGGACGACCACCGCGCCGTCGCTCTGAACCGCGACACCCGCCCGCGTCAGTTCGTCCACCACACCGGCCAGCCGGTCGTTGTAGAACGACTCGCCGGCGGAGTCGGCCGGGGTGAGCAGCACGTCGAGGCGGTCGTAGAGCTGCCGGAACGCCGCCTCGGACTCGGCCACGATCTCCCGCCAGACGGCGATCGTCGCGGGGTCGCCCGACTGCAGCGCGACGACCCGCGACCGGGACCGTCCGGCGAACTCGGCGTCGGCGTCGAACCGGGCCCGCGCCTCGCGGTAGAGCCGGTCCAGCGCCGACACCGACGACTCGCCGGACAGGTCGCCGTGCCGCCACGCCGCCTCGGGATGCTCGTCGAGGTACTGGATGAGCATGCCGAACTGCGTGCCCCAGTCGCCCAGGTGGTTCTGCCTGACGACGTCGTGGCCGAGCCGGCCGAGCACGCGGGCGAGGCAGTCGCCGATGATGGTCGAGCGCAGGTGCCCGACGTGCAGCTCCTTCGCGATGTTGGGCGCGGAGTAGTCGATGACGACGCGCCGGCCGGTCTCGGCGCGAGGCACGCCGAGATCGTCGTGCGCCAGCCGCGCGGCCACCCGCCGCCACACCGCAGGCGCCGCCACCGTCAGCTCGAGGAACCCCGGCCCGGACACCCGGACACCGGCCAGCAGGTCGGTGCGCACCGCCTCGGCCACGCGGCCCGCCAGCTCGGCCGGCGCCCGGCCGGCCCGCCGGGCCAGTGCGAGGGCGGCGCCGGACTGGAAGTCGGCGCGCTCACTCGGCCGGACCAGAGGGTCGGCACCGGTCAGCGCGGGGTCGGCGACGGCGATGCCGTCGGCCACCGCAGCGGCGACCTCTGCCAGCAGCGAGTTCGTCATGCGCAGCCATGGTGGCAGCGCCCGCCGCGGCCGCGCCATGCAATTGTTGGCGGGTGAGGCTGTTCGCCGCGATCGACCCGTCGCCCGACGCGGTCGCGCGGCTGGCCGCCGTTGCCGACGGGGTGCGCGACGACGTGCTGCGCTGGTCCGACCCCGCCGGCTGGCACCTGACGCTCGCGTTCTACGGCGAGGTCGGCGCTGACCAGGTGGACGAGCTGACGCAGCGGCTGACCCGGGTGGCCCGCCGGCACCCGGCCACGCGGGCGCGCATCGCCGGCGCCGGACGGTTCGGCCGCACGGTGCTCTGGGCCGGCATCGACGGCGACGGGGCCGCCCTGCGCGCGCTGGCGGGGTCGGCGAGCGCCGCCGGCCGGCGGACCGGGGTCGGGACGGACGACCGGCAGCGGTTCCGGCCGCACGTCACCCTGGCCCGGGCTCGCGGGCGCGACGGCGCCGACCTGCGGCCGTACGTCGCGCGGCTGGAGTCGTACACGGGACCGTGGTGGGACGCCGACGCCGTGACGCTGTTCCGGTCGCGGCCCGGCGGGCCGGGGCACGGCCCGCGATACGAGCCGCTGGCCCGCTTCGCGCTGACCGGCCGCCGCTGACGCCGTCAGAACAGCGTGGCCACCGCGACGACGAGCACCATGAGGACCAGGACCGCGGTCACCAGTTGCCGGGTGGTCTTCGGGCGCACCGTGGCCGCCTCCTTCACAGGGTCGTCGGGGTCAGCTTACGCGTCGCTCTCGGCGCGCCGAACCGCTGGTCGTCGCGGTGAATTCACCATTCCGTGACCAATCCAATGACTAATTGATCTGACGTTGCAAATACGTTGCGTGCGAGCCTCCTGCCAGCACGGATCGCGTTCTACTGCCGTAGATTGCTGACCGCGTGGCCGACCGTCAGAGGGACCGAACGGATGATCCCCATAGTCGTCGCTGACCTCTATGGTTGTGTCAGGAACACGACGGGGGAATGGGTTCCTGCGAGTAAGTGGAACCAACAACGCGCCCGGCCGCTGACACGAATCGCGGCCGGGCGTTGTTATTGACAGCTTCGGTGACCTACGCGCCGAGCTTCTCGACGACGAAATCGATGCACGCGGTCAGCGCCTCGACGTCGGCGGGGTCGACCGCCGGGAACATCGCGACGCGCAGCTGGTTGCGGCCCAGCTTGCGGTACGGCTCGACGTCGACGATGCCGTTGGCGCGCAGCACCTTCGCCACCGCGGCGGCGTCGATGCTGTCGTCGAAGTCGATGGTGCCGACCACGAGCGAGCGCGCGCCGGGGTCGCTGACGTACGGCGTGGTGTACGGGGTCTTGTCGGCCCAGCTGTACAGGTGGCCCGACGACGCCGTGGTGCGGCCGACGGCGAACTCGAGGCCGCCGTTGCCGTTGAGCCAGTCGAGCTGCTCGGCCAGCAGGAACAGCGTCGCCACGGCCGGGGTGTTGTACGTCTGGTCCTTGGCCGAGTTGTCGACCGCGGTCGGGAGGTCGAGGAACGCCGGGACGTAACGGTCGGTGGCGGCGATCTGTTCGACCCGGGCCAGCGCGGCCGGCGAGAAGGCCGCGATCCAGAGCCCGCCGTCGGAGCCGAAGTTCTTCTGCGGCGCGAAGTAGTAGACGTCGGCCTGGGCAGGGTCGACCGGCAGGCCGCCCGCGCCGCTGGTGGCGTCGATGAGCACCAGTGCGTCGTCAGCGGCGCCCGGGACCCGGCGCACCGGCGCCATGACACCGGTGGAGGTCTCGTTGTGCGGCCACGCGTAGACGTCGACGCCGTCCTCGGTCACCGGCACGGGCAGCGAGCCCGGCTCGGCCTTGACGATGCTCGGCTCGTCGAGCCACGGCGCGGTCTTCGTGACGGTGCCGAACTTCGACGAGAACTCGCCGAAGGAGAGG containing:
- a CDS encoding dienelactone hydrolase family protein, with translation MTEIVLFHSVLGLRPGVLQTAEQWRAAGHVVHVPDLYGGAVFDGYDEAFEFLEKCGGQDELLRRTDAAVDGVRPDVVYAGYSNGVISVVHLVTSRPGARGALAFHGSVPVRVVGAELWPSAVPVQVHEAELDPFREDDANREFAETAAASGAEYHYFGYPGVAAHLFADPSLTGEFDAEAAGLMHGRALEFIAACEDRGR
- a CDS encoding DUF2530 domain-containing protein, producing MAKRRRRSPGEPEPEVEAAETDEVQPLDLDGVRTVAVVTVLWAVAFVLLALRMDTLQDEGRGWWVWTCLAGVGLGLLGLEYTRKRRDALEFEREEAAAEAAGIAADDDGAAGGEVLTRGEVIARDGDDARAADPRSADPRPADLRAADVPTAGGPFAGRPQSAPDSVTRPIDTGGNLPPVRPDTTRADATRVDMPSTRPGAHPDPRGGRQDTTAHGRPGTAERPPFAATGERPAPGQRSGPGTGEHPVTPTGQRPVPGTERPGAPTVQRPAPGTAERSFAATGERPAPGQRSGPGTGEHPVTSTGQRPVPGTERSGAPTGQRPAPGTGEHPVTSTGQRPVPGTERSGAPTGQRPAPGTGEQPLPPTGQRPAPAQRPSTPQRPAAPQRPAAASQPGPATGELPATGERPVAPSRPTTGEHPTTGDRPVPPPARPATPPRPSATESPSDRRPAPPPRRTSASELFGDAPTRPAPSPLDDDEPLLDTMFGGRSAVADEPAAEAADTDDTEGGSRYRGRRARRSDSA
- a CDS encoding MarR family winged helix-turn-helix transcriptional regulator; translation: MPAAKISQNTAPQSQPARSGPAQPRTQAGLASSLRIAVGRLNRRIRNQREDDALTLNQLSALGILERKGPLPVGELAACERIRPPSMTRIVSGLEELGLAVREPDLDDRRVINVRITEAGKARTAADRKRRDAWLTHKLRDLSPDERERLRAALPVLEKLAGL
- a CDS encoding NCS2 family permease, with amino-acid sequence MSDTETTSEPTALHRYFKIAERGSTIGREVRGGVVTFFTMAYIIVLNPLIIGTVADVDGTFLGGGDAPDLAAVAATTALVAGVLTIAMGVVANFPLALAAGLGLNAFVAFGLASQMTWADAMGLVVMEGLVILVLVLTGFRQAVFSAVPRQLKTAISVGIGLFIALVGFVNAGFVQSTGNPSPPIGMGEGGSLTTWPVAVFCAGLIAVIVLYSLKLRGAILWTIIGTTVLAVVVESIADLGTSAENPGGWNLNAPQWPDQIVDLPDFSLLGNFSLLGSWESVGVVSVLLFVFTLMLADFFDTMGTMVAVGAEGRLLDEDGNPPKTTQILLVDSVAAAAGGAASVSSNTSYIESASGVGEGARTGLASVVTGICFLLATFLAPVVAMVPNEAAAPALVLVGFLMMGQVREIAWDDLEIAIPAFLTLALMPFTYSISTGIGAGFLSYVIIKLAKGKVRELHPLLWIIAALFVVYFAITPIEDLLGVS
- the argS gene encoding arginine--tRNA ligase, encoding MTNSLLAEVAAAVADGIAVADPALTGADPLVRPSERADFQSGAALALARRAGRAPAELAGRVAEAVRTDLLAGVRVSGPGFLELTVAAPAVWRRVAARLAHDDLGVPRAETGRRVVIDYSAPNIAKELHVGHLRSTIIGDCLARVLGRLGHDVVRQNHLGDWGTQFGMLIQYLDEHPEAAWRHGDLSGESSVSALDRLYREARARFDADAEFAGRSRSRVVALQSGDPATIAVWREIVAESEAAFRQLYDRLDVLLTPADSAGESFYNDRLAGVVDELTRAGVAVQSDGAVVVLSATETGPDGAPVPLILRKRDGGYGYDTTDLATLRYRVAELRAGRILYVVDARQALHFRLVVEAATRAGWLPGDVEVAHVSFGTVLGPDGRPFRTRAGDTVTLGSLLDAAVERARAVVAAKNPSLDAAAADHVAELTGIGAVKYAELSTSRTKDYTFDVGRMVSFTGNTGGYLQYAHARIAAILRRAEGEPGPVVDPAADLHPAERALALALDAFGDTLADVAATLEPHRLCTYLYDTARAFTDFYEACPVLTAPEPRRGNRLALCRLTKATLREGLALLGIAAPERM
- a CDS encoding MFS transporter, which encodes MSPTFHSLRHRNYRLYWSGMFLSNVGTWMQRIAQDWLVLVVLGGGAQAVGITTGLQFLPFLLVAPFGGLLADRFDKRRLLMLTNSFLGVVGLTLGVLTLTGVAQIWHVYVLAFLLGVGTALDNPSRQAFVSELVGRDDLTNAVALNSASFNAARLIGPGIAGILIGLIGTGWVFVLNGASFISPILALALLRGTGGRPKRDPERAGTLSQLREGVSYLGSRPDLLMVVAIMFGLGTFGMNFQMTMALMATDVYGKGPSEYGLLGSIMAIGTLSGALVAARRKVPRRRLIVGGAVVFGVLEVAAGLMPTYALFAISLIPLGIIAMTVMTAANAYVQTTVPQYVRGRVMSLYMMIFMGGTPFGAPVIGFVADAFGARWSLLGGGILTAAFAVAALVVLAPRSGVVVRTRLRPRPGLVVVTTAPATAPSLAPADEPAPVRVA